The segment ggaaggagaggagagaaagagataaataagtggatagataaatagagagagaaaaagaaagagaaagaggagagagagatataaataaaacagGGAGAGACGAAGTTATAAAGTAACAGAAAACAATTAGGAACAAATAATTTGCACGCACCTATTACTAATCAACAGAAATTTATCTCATTCTGCTTCCTCAAGAACACACTCAAGATGCAACTGCAGATCTTCACTGTCGATGCATTTGCTAAGAAACCTTTTAGCGGGAACCAAGCTGCCGTAGTGCCCTTGACTCAGGTAAATGCTTTTTAAATACATTACTACTGATAACTGcaatatccttttttctctcttgtataaAATAAATCACTAAGAAAATGTTATAAAAGAATGTATTACTATGAATAAGGAAGATAAAATGACATTTCATGGTATTTTCTTCTAAAACAAAATccctaatcaaaaaaaaaaaaaaaaaaaaaaaaatagatagagactaATGTGAAACCTCATAATTGCAGACTCTAGATGACGCGACGATGCAGAAGATCGCTTCGGAGATGAACTTATCCGAGACGTCCTTCTTGTCTCCCTTGAACGCAGATGGTCCCGATGAATGGAAAACCTGTGGCAATTTCTCTCTCAGGTGGTTCACTCCCGTTACTGAAATTGTTCTCTGCGGTCATGCCACCCTAGCCGCCGCACATGTCCTTTTCCAGAACCTAGGTGAGAATACGAGTCACCTTTTTGTTTAATGATCAGAAGTTCCTTTCGCGTTTGATTGGAGGTTGTGGTGTTTTGCacgaattattataatggttaagtGTCCCATCAAATAGTATTGTTTTCTATGAACAGATTAGAGAAAATGTTATATTTAGGGTAAGCTTAGCTAAAACAATGAGACAGACTGCGAGTATAAAAGAGAGGACAGGAAGGAGCGAGAGTCCCACAAATGTGATTAAACATGgggtatcattaataacaatgaaaatgtaacaacactagtaatgacagcaataatgttTACAAGGTTTAGTTTCAGTTTCCCATAGCCTGCCAATGGACAGAATAACCgaaaataagacacttttcaACAATAGTATTACCTTCGCAAGTTGACAATAAGAAATTTGTGCAACATGTAATACATTGCATTGCAGGAGAATATGcgataatcaaagagaaaaactACACAAACTAATACATGAAATAATGTGCGCAGGCAAAATATAAcgtaaaaaattaagaaaataggttGTAGGCATTCGGGAACTTAATCTCCGAGGGTTAAAGGTCACTTCGTAAACATTACCAAGGCTTTCATTTATATAGCAGAGAAAATAACGAGAGGTTCACGCACATTACAGTGTGGATAATTGAAAGACGGAATAATATTTGCAAAATTGGATAGCTCtgtaaaactatataaaaaaaaatgaaaattatatgatataaCAGAAAAGATGTAGGCgtatattcattttgtttttaaacTATGGTCAGAAAGAGTTTCCTCCTATTGTTCATTCTTGAAAGCGAAGGACAGTTGGTGTAACATCTTGCGATCTTATCTCAGTCCCTAACTTCCTGAGAGAAACAAATACGAATATATTAGTGTATTTCTTTTCCCACCAGCCTTGACTTTGATTATGTACCCAAGTTCAATGTTTATACGGCTACTATATCCTAAAGTGCATTGCTATCACACTGATATATAAACGTACAAACAAAAGATCGGATCCACGTTGCAAGATATGGatattcattagaaaaaaaaatacacagagacGTATGGATGTTACAAAGCAAATTATAACTTTAATCAGCTAAGTATAAGCTACTGATCTGAATACTCCAAACTGCTTAATCACCTTGAgacgttcttctcctcctccagcttgaaggcacttttctccttctcctaatgCTGGTCCTTCACCTTGACAATCACTTCCATAACAACTCTTCATAAAAATCCACACTCCATTTCaggcaacaccaacaacacactcGAGTTCCAGACCTTGAGTGGGACCTTGGtggcgaggaaggagggcgaCCTCATCCTCCTCGACTTCCCCGAGAACGAGCCAGTGAGTCTTACCTCCGAGGAAGAGCAGGAACTGTCGCCCTTGGTCGAGGCTGCGCTGGGAGAGGCGAAGGCGGAGGCAAGGACCGTGGCGATCTCACACGCCCTGAAGTACCTCATGGTCCAGCTCGACGATTCTTGTACGAGGTGAGAATTGGCTGCTTAGGGGCATGTATGgtcgtaagcacacacacatataatcacgcagttagatacatatacacgtgtatacacacacaaacacacatatattcaggtatacacacacacgcacgcgcacacacacaaacaaacaaacaaaaacaagcataACTACAAGCAAGCCATTaccaataatgccaataatacctgatcgtttgtttgtatgtttatatattatagtcTGATATTAACGCACGTGAGGATAATGTAGTTGTATGaacttaatgtatgtatgtagtataatCATTTTTTGAGAAAACATTAAACTCGGGTACATAAGCGAAGTCAAGGCTGGTGGGGGATAAAAACACTAATACATTCGCATTTGTTTCTCTCAGGAAGTAAGGGACAGAGATAAGATCACTAGAtgttaaaaaacataataatctcATATtagcgatgatgacaataaccacGACAATAACAcgactaacaatagtaataatcacacaaCAGCCACGCTCAAAAGACAACACAAAGACCCACGGAATTCTTACCTAACTAAGGGTACTTTTCGCAGACACGACCTCGAGTTCCTCCGCCCAGACGCGCGAGCGATGGAACGCCTCCACGACGGCTCGAAGGTCAAAGCCGTGATCGTCTGCGTCAAGGGGcgtctcgaggaggaggaggaggacaaggaaggcgagaggaaggagcGTGATGTTTTGTCTCGATTTTTCGCTCCTTGGTACGGCGTCGATGAAGATCCGGTGACAGGTGAGGCGATGGGGTGTTTATATGCGCGTTTGTGTGGTAAGCGTGAGTATTGAGTGGCTCAGAATTCAGCTCCCTTCGAAAAGATCAGAAAATTTTGTTTTTCGTTGGTTTTGgcctgtttttttccttcttcc is part of the Penaeus chinensis breed Huanghai No. 1 chromosome 2, ASM1920278v2, whole genome shotgun sequence genome and harbors:
- the LOC125030522 gene encoding phenazine biosynthesis-like domain-containing protein 2 yields the protein MQLQIFTVDAFAKKPFSGNQAAVVPLTQTLDDATMQKIASEMNLSETSFLSPLNADGPDEWKTCGNFSLRWFTPVTEIVLCGHATLAAAHVLFQNLGNTNNTLEFQTLSGTLVARKEGDLILLDFPENEPVSLTSEEEQELSPLVEAALGEAKAEARTVAISHALKYLMVQLDDSCTRHDLEFLRPDARAMERLHDGSKVKAVIVCVKGRLEEEEEDKEGERKERDVLSRFFAPWYGVDEDPVTGSAHTVLGPFWSRRLGKKELSCHQCSPRGGEVTVKTRGDGRVDIIGQAVTVISGHITL